CTGGGATGCTTGCGGGCCGGCCGCGACTTCCGGCAGGCTGGCGAAACGTTCTTCTGCCTGTCGCACGAAGCTGTCATGGTCGATTGCACCGGCACCAACAACGAACATGCGATCGGTCGTGTAGTTGCGGGCGAGATAGGCGCGGATCTGGTCCGGGGTGAAGGAGAGCACTGTTTCCGGCGTGCCGAGGATCGGGCGACCGATCGTCTGGTTGGCAAAGGCGGTTTCGGCAAACCTGTCGAAGACGACGTCGTCCGGCGTATCGTTGGCAGCGCCGATTTCCTGCAGGATGACCTGCTGCTCGCGTTCGAGCTCCTCGTGATCGAAGGAGGATTCGGTGAGGATATCGGCAAGGATATCGACCGCCAGCGGCACGTCGTCCTTGAGGATGCGGGCGTAATAGGACGTGGTTTCGGTCGATGTCGCGGCGTTGACCTCGCCGCCGACATTCTCGATCTGCTCGGCGATATCGCGCGCCGAGCGCCGGGCCGTGCCCTTGAAAGCCATGTGTTCGAGAAGATGGGCAATGCCATGTTCTTCATTGGTTTCGTCACGCGAACCAGACTTGATCCACACACCGAGGGCGACACTTTCGAGGTGCGGCATGGTCTCGGTTACGACCGTCAACCCGGATTTTAGCCGAGTGCACTCAACTTTCATCGTCTGTCTTTCTGCGTTCTAATTCCGGATGCGCGCATGCTCGTTGACGAAAGTTTCAACGATCTTAAGCTCGGGCTCCAGGATATCGAAACGCTCCTCCCTGACCATCAGGTCAGCAAGCCACGTTGGAAGCGCCGGGTCAATACCGCTGGCTGATTTTACTGCGGCGGGGAATTTTGCCGGATGGGCGGTGGCAAGCGTCACCATGGGCGAACCTGGCTTTTCGTTCTTGGCCGCGACATGCACGCCGATGGCGCTGTGCGGATCGAGCAGATAGCCGGTTTCGGCAAGCACCGACTTGATCGTGCCTGCCACGTCTTTCTCGGTGGCGCGACCGGCGCGGAACTCGCGCTTGATCGCCTTCAGCGCCTTTTCCTCGATCTCGAAAGCGCCGGATTGCTTGAGGCCTGCCATGGCGAGCCGCACCTTGGAGGCATCGCGATCATAGGCTTCGAACAGCAGGCGCTCGAAGTTCGAGGATATCTGGATATCCATCGAAGGCGAGGTCGTGGCCTTCACCGCGCGCATCTCATAGCGGCCGGTCTTCAACGTGCGGGCGAGAATGTCGTTGTCATTGGTGGCAACGACCAGCCGGTCGATCGGCAGGCCCATTTTCTTGGCGACGTAGCCGGCGAAAATATCGCCGAAATTGCCGGTCGGCACAGTGAAGGAGATCTTACGATCCGGCCCGCCGAGCGCAACCGCGGTCGTGAAGTAGTAGACGACCTGGGCCATGATGCGGCCCCAGTTGATCGAATTGACGCCCGAAAGCGCCACGCCATCGCGGAACGGGGTGTCGTTGAACATCTCTTTGACGAGGTTCTGGCAATCGTCGAAATTGCCCTTGATCGCCAGCGCATGCACGTTCGAAGCGGTGGACGTCGTCATCTGCCGCTGCTGCACCGGCGAGACCTTGCCTTCGGGGAACAGGATGAAGATATCGGTGCGATCGCGCCCGGCAAAGGCGTCGATCGCCGCCCCGCCAGTGTCGCCCGAGGTGGCGCCGACGATGGTGGCGCGCTCGCCGCGCTCCGCCAGCACATAATCCATCAGCCGCGCGAGCAGCTGCATGGCGACATCCTTGAAGGCAAGCGTCGTACCGTGGAAAAGCTCAAGCACGAAGCTGTTCGGGCCGGTCTGCACCAGCGGCGTCACGGCCGGATGGCGGAAGGTCGCATAGGCCTCATCGATCATCGTCCGGAACTTGTCATCAGCAATTTCGCCATCGACGAACGGCGTCAGGACTGCAAACGCGACTTCCTGGTAGGACTTGCCGCGCAGTGCCCGGATTTCCTTTTTCGTCAGCGTCGGCCAGTGCTTGGGAACATAAAGGCCGCCATCACGGGCGAGCCCGGCCATGAGCGCATCGCAGAAGCCGAGGGTAGGGGCTTCGCCCCGCGTCGAGACATACTTCACCGTTACCATCCTTCGTCATACATTCGCCGCTCCGCGGATGCGACCACATTAGACAAGCGACGCGCGAACCACGGTTCTCTTTGCGTCAGCCTCTGGCAAAACCACCAAAAACGTGCATTTCCAATCATCTGGCGATTTGCCGGAGACTTCGCTCTTTGCACCCTGGGTACCGGTCGAAATTTTGAGCGGCCGCACGGATTCACCAATCGATTTTTCAATGCGCCGCTGCTATAGACCATCGCCAAGGGTCTTGAAAGGCCCAGTTGCGGCTTGTTTCGTCTGTCGGACAGAGCGTGATCCGGCCCGCAGCGCCAATGACGGGAGTTGCGGCGCTTTGCTCCTTGCGAGCATGCCGCCATGCGTAAAGCAGAGGGTTCAGTTACGTGATCGGTAAAGTCTCCAGCCGTCTTCTCGGCATTTCTCTCCTTCTCATCGCAGCAGGCTGCAACAAGACCGATACCGGCGGCGCCATCGACGCCGGCGGCAGCGCGGTGGCACCGACCCCGGCGGTCATCCAGGGTGCCTGCCCGAAGGTCTTCCTGCTCGACGGCACCGCGATCCATACCAGCTACGCGGGTGCCAAGGACGATCCGACAAAACTCGTCTACCAGGCGACGCTGGTCGATACGACCCGCCAGTGCGTGCAGAACGAATCGCAGCTCGTCATGACCGTCGTCGTCCAGGGTCGTGTCGTGTCCGGTCCCGCCGGTAGCGCCGGCACCATTAACCTGCCGATCCGCGTTGCCGCGACCGATGGCGAAAACACGCTGTTTTCAGAACTGACGCAATATCCGGTAACGATCCAGCCGGGAGCGGGCGCAAGCCAGTTCCTCTTCACGAAGGCCAACATCGCCCTCCCGGGCGGCGCCGGCTCCTTCGCCAAGGTTTATGTCGGTTTCGACGAAGGCCCGCAGGCTAAGAAGAAAAAGTGAGCTGAAACCCGCCGGATGCAGATTGCCTCCACACTCCCCGTCATCCTCGGGCTTGCCCCGAGGATCCACGGCTCGGAGCATGGATGGTCGGGTCAGGCCCGACCATGACGGAAGCTGGGTTTTCTACCCAACAAAAAAAATCCGGCATCAGTTATAACGCCGGTTTTTATGCCTGAAAAAGGCTGATACGTCTTAAGCGCTCATCGTTTCCGACCATGCGGCAAGCGCCTCGATCGTGCCGGCAAGTGCGCTCATGCGTGAAATCACGGTTTCCGCGCCGGCATCCGTCAGATGATCGGCGTGCGACGGATAGGTGTGCGAGGCGCCGGTAAAGCCGACGACGCGCATGCCGGCGGAGCGGGCGGCGTGAACGCCATGCACCGAATCCTCGATCACCAGCACCCGCGACGGATCGATGCCGAACTGTTTTGCGCCGTGCAGGTAGATGTCCGGCTTGGGCTTTACCCGGTCTTCGCCGAGATCGCGGGCCGAATAGATATGCTTGCCGAAGAAATCCTTGATGCCGAGCTTGCCGAGCATCATGGCGAGCCGTTCGGACGTCGAGTTGGAGCAGATGCCGTGCGGCAGCGTCAGCCCGGCCAGCATCGGCCGTACGCCGTCGATGATCTTCACATCACGCGCCAGGCGCTTGTCCAGAACGTCGTCATGGCGGTTGAGCAGCGAGGCCGAAAGCGGGATGTCCGCTTCCTTTTCGATCTGCAGCAGCGTGTTGTGCCAGGTCATGCCGGCAAAACGTTCGGCCATCTCTTCAGTCGAGATCGGGAAGCCTGCTTCCGTCAGAAGCTCGGCTTCGACTTCGGCGGCGATGACTTCGGAATCGACGAGCACGCCGTCGCAATCGAAGAGGATGAGATCGATGCTGTTCATGGAGATAGGTATCCTTTGGGAAGACCGCCGCCGTTTACACGATGCAGCCGCAAAGCTCAACCGCGGGAAGTGGATGGCTGCCATGCGCGGCGTGAGAGTTCTCCGGAGATGTCAGGCGAGGGTCGCCTGTGGCACGGCGAAGAGGTCCAGAAACGTCTGCTCGCCGGTCCGGGTAAACTGGATGCGCCGGCTTTCGGCCTCGCGTTTTGCCCAGCCCCTGTCGAGAAACAGGTTCAGCAACGCCTCGCCCAGAGATCCGGCAAGATGCGAGCGTCGTTCGCTCCAGTCGAGACATGTGCGGCAAAGCGGGCGACGACGCTTCGTCAGTGCCTCCAGATCGATGCCGAGCGCGGTCATGCGGCTGCGGCCGACCACTGTCAAAGTCAGCTCGTCATCCGTTTCGGTGACGATCTCTTCGGCGATCAGGCTGTCGAGCATGCGCACGCCATAGTCACCGGCAAGATGGTTGTAGCAGACGCGCGCCTTGCGCAGCGAAGGGTCCTTCGGCCCAAGCCGCTGGCGCAGCAGGCCACGGCTTGCGGCAAAGCCCATCAGGCTTTCCAACAGCTGCCCCACGTCGTCGTCAAACAGCGAAAAATAGCGGTGTCGGCCCTGCTTGCGCTGCCGCACGAGCTTCCCTGCTTCCAGCTTGGAGAGATGCGAACTGGTGGTCTGAAGGGTAATTCCGGCAGCCCCCGCAAGCTCAGTCGGGGTCAATGCCTTACCGCTCATCAGGGCGGTCAGCATGTTGGCGCGGGCAGGGTCACCGATGAGGGCGCCGATCTGGGCTATGTCCGGTCCTTCTTTCATAGTTCGACCGTAACCGAAGCATCGATTACATTCAAGATGGCAGAAGGGATCATCGAAAGCGAAAGGACAAACGATGATCACCTGTTTCATCCGCTATGAGATCGACCCGTTCAAGCGCGAAGAGTTCGGCCAGTATGCCCGCGCCTGGGGTCAGGCGATCCCGCGTTGTGGCGCTGATCTCATCGGCTATTTCGGCCCCCACGAGGGCTCGGCAACGACCGCCTACGGCGTCTACAATATCGAAAGCCTCGCCGCCTACGAGGCCTACCGCGCCCGCCTGCAGGCCGATCAGCTCGGCGCGGAAAACTATCAGTTTGCCAAGCGGGAACGCTTCATCCTGAAGGAGGATCGCATCTTCCTGAAAAATATGTCGCTGCCGCATGTAGAAAGGATCAAGCCATGATCGCCGTGATCTTCGAAGTAACGCCGGCTCCCGGCCGCCGCGATGTCTATCTGCATCTTGCCGCGCAGCTTCACGCGCGGCTCAAGGACATCGACGGCTTCCTGTCGATCGAGCGTTTCGAAAGCCTGGTGACCCCCGGCAAGATCCTGTCCTTGTCCTTCTGGCGCGACGAGGAGGCCGTGCGGCAATGGCGCAACCTCTCCGAACACCGCGGCGCCCAGGAAGCTGGCCGCCACGGCGTTTTCGCCGACTACCGTTTGCGCGTGGCAAGTGTTCTCAGGGACTATGGCATGAACGAGCGAGAGGAGGCGCCGGGCGATAGCCGCCAATGGCATCTGTCGGCCGTGCGCTAGAGAAATCGAGGCAGCCAAACCGTCATCAGAAAACCTTGATAGCGGATTTTTCGATGTCGTCCTTCAGGCGTGGGTGAAGCCCGTCCCGTGTCGTGATGTCCACCGCTGTTTTCAGTTTTTCCTCAAGGAGCAGCTTGATGCTCATGAG
This genomic stretch from Pararhizobium capsulatum DSM 1112 harbors:
- a CDS encoding M16 family metallopeptidase — its product is MKVECTRLKSGLTVVTETMPHLESVALGVWIKSGSRDETNEEHGIAHLLEHMAFKGTARRSARDIAEQIENVGGEVNAATSTETTSYYARILKDDVPLAVDILADILTESSFDHEELEREQQVILQEIGAANDTPDDVVFDRFAETAFANQTIGRPILGTPETVLSFTPDQIRAYLARNYTTDRMFVVGAGAIDHDSFVRQAEERFASLPEVAAGPQASQPAHYIGGDVRESRDLMDAQVLLGFEGKAYHARDFYCSQILANILGGGMSSRLFQEVREHRGLCYSVYAFHWGFSDTGIFGVHAATGGENLPELMPVIIEELRKSSMQIDQQEIDRARAQIRAQLLMGQESPAARAGQIARQMMLYGRPIPNEELMERLQGITIERLKDLAGRLFFDTIPTLSAIGPVDKLAPMDDILGALSNGTHHPRAAAG
- the thrC gene encoding threonine synthase, whose product is MVTVKYVSTRGEAPTLGFCDALMAGLARDGGLYVPKHWPTLTKKEIRALRGKSYQEVAFAVLTPFVDGEIADDKFRTMIDEAYATFRHPAVTPLVQTGPNSFVLELFHGTTLAFKDVAMQLLARLMDYVLAERGERATIVGATSGDTGGAAIDAFAGRDRTDIFILFPEGKVSPVQQRQMTTSTASNVHALAIKGNFDDCQNLVKEMFNDTPFRDGVALSGVNSINWGRIMAQVVYYFTTAVALGGPDRKISFTVPTGNFGDIFAGYVAKKMGLPIDRLVVATNDNDILARTLKTGRYEMRAVKATTSPSMDIQISSNFERLLFEAYDRDASKVRLAMAGLKQSGAFEIEEKALKAIKREFRAGRATEKDVAGTIKSVLAETGYLLDPHSAIGVHVAAKNEKPGSPMVTLATAHPAKFPAAVKSASGIDPALPTWLADLMVREERFDILEPELKIVETFVNEHARIRN
- a CDS encoding HAD family hydrolase, with translation MNSIDLILFDCDGVLVDSEVIAAEVEAELLTEAGFPISTEEMAERFAGMTWHNTLLQIEKEADIPLSASLLNRHDDVLDKRLARDVKIIDGVRPMLAGLTLPHGICSNSTSERLAMMLGKLGIKDFFGKHIYSARDLGEDRVKPKPDIYLHGAKQFGIDPSRVLVIEDSVHGVHAARSAGMRVVGFTGASHTYPSHADHLTDAGAETVISRMSALAGTIEALAAWSETMSA
- a CDS encoding ArsR/SmtB family transcription factor, whose protein sequence is MKEGPDIAQIGALIGDPARANMLTALMSGKALTPTELAGAAGITLQTTSSHLSKLEAGKLVRQRKQGRHRYFSLFDDDVGQLLESLMGFAASRGLLRQRLGPKDPSLRKARVCYNHLAGDYGVRMLDSLIAEEIVTETDDELTLTVVGRSRMTALGIDLEALTKRRRPLCRTCLDWSERRSHLAGSLGEALLNLFLDRGWAKREAESRRIQFTRTGEQTFLDLFAVPQATLA
- a CDS encoding NIPSNAP family protein encodes the protein MITCFIRYEIDPFKREEFGQYARAWGQAIPRCGADLIGYFGPHEGSATTAYGVYNIESLAAYEAYRARLQADQLGAENYQFAKRERFILKEDRIFLKNMSLPHVERIKP
- a CDS encoding antibiotic biosynthesis monooxygenase family protein, with translation MIAVIFEVTPAPGRRDVYLHLAAQLHARLKDIDGFLSIERFESLVTPGKILSLSFWRDEEAVRQWRNLSEHRGAQEAGRHGVFADYRLRVASVLRDYGMNEREEAPGDSRQWHLSAVR